The Psychrobacter raelei genome contains the following window.
CATATGGTTTTTTCTGTCATAAATTGATACATGCTCACTAAACATAGGCGCTATCGCTACTTCAGCAAATGCGTTACAATTATAAGTTATTAGACAAAATGGACACGATGGCTGCCTCTGTGAATAAAACTTCGCTGAATTTAAGTAAATTTTTATCTGCAAAAGTGTGGATAGCTATCGCGGTAGTGTTGTTTGTTGCCATATTTGTTTTGGTGGCCAATAGGGTGTATCACTCTCAGCCTGCCAAAGTGGTGGTAAACGCCAAAAATCTAGATGCCGCTCAGTACCAAAAGCTTAATACCGCTATGAGCAAAAAACAGGCTGGTAGCTTTTTTACCGCAGTATTGCCTGAGCTTAAAGACAGTGTGATGCAGCAAGATTGGATTAGCCAAGTAGACATTGAGCGCAAATGGGGTGAAGGAATTGTTATCACCGCCTTACCACGTGAGCCGATAGCTAAATTTGGCAGTGAACACTTAATAGATTCGCAAGGCAAAGTATTTAAGCCTGTGAGCGAATCTGAATTGTCTCAAGATGGACTTATTATGCTGCAAGGAGATGCTGAGCAATCCTCCTTAATTATGCAACAAATGCAGCAAGTCAACCAGTGGTTTGCCCCTTTAAAAATGCAAGTGGATGATCTGGTGTTAACACCGCGCATGACTTGGGCAATTCGCTTTAATAATGGCATGCGTATTATTGTCGATAACGAGCACACCTCACAAAAGCTTATGAATCTTAGCCAATTGCTTCAAAACCAGTTGGCAGATAAACGTGGTCAAATACAGGCAGTAGATTTGCGTTATAAAAATGGCTTTGTGATTGATTGGAAAAAAGACTCAGCACCTGATAAAGCTGAAATGAATCAAAGAAGCGATACTCAAAAGACGGCAAGTACGCAAAAAGCCACCAGTAGTACAAGTGAACAGAACAAAAATACCAACAGTTCAAGCTTAGCTAATGAGCCGCAAGCAGCAGCTTCGCGTCCAAGCAGCCAACAAACCAACTAAAGAGCGCATTTGATTCTGCCGCAAAGCATAGGCGATGCCCGTTTATTGATAAGTTGTTTTTATATCACCTCTAGCTGCTGCGTATAGTGTGTTACCGTGATAAGCGCTAAGCTTGTCTTGGCCAATAAACGCTCAGTTAGATATAAAATAAAAGATGGTGGATACATGGCTGGCAAAGGATAGGGCAGTAATAGCAGGAAATAATAAAGGGTACTTAAGGCCAGTCTGCTTAAGGATAAGCCCAGACGAATTAATAACCAAACAACTTAATCTAACCTTACTGTTTTTTGTAGGACACAGCGTATAACCAAATACTCTAAACTCCTAACAGTACCTATTATGTTCTAAACTTATGAGTAAATCTGAAAATCTTCTCGCCGTTATTCATCTAAGCGCCACTGCAGTGTATGTAGTCGTTGGTAATGTGATTTCTGCAAAAGAAATTCGCATTAAAGGGGTGGGTGAGGTATTTACCAATGATTTTC
Protein-coding sequences here:
- a CDS encoding cell division protein FtsQ/DivIB; its protein translation is MNKTSLNLSKFLSAKVWIAIAVVLFVAIFVLVANRVYHSQPAKVVVNAKNLDAAQYQKLNTAMSKKQAGSFFTAVLPELKDSVMQQDWISQVDIERKWGEGIVITALPREPIAKFGSEHLIDSQGKVFKPVSESELSQDGLIMLQGDAEQSSLIMQQMQQVNQWFAPLKMQVDDLVLTPRMTWAIRFNNGMRIIVDNEHTSQKLMNLSQLLQNQLADKRGQIQAVDLRYKNGFVIDWKKDSAPDKAEMNQRSDTQKTASTQKATSSTSEQNKNTNSSSLANEPQAAASRPSSQQTN